One window of the Allosaccharopolyspora coralli genome contains the following:
- a CDS encoding Mrp/NBP35 family ATP-binding protein, with amino-acid sequence MTSTQSAPTEQAVRDALTSVEDPEIHKPITELGMVKDVTVGESGAVGVGIYLTVQGCPMKTTITERVTSAVEAVDGVTSVDVELDVMSDEQRTELRKQLRGDSEEPRIPFAEPGSMTRVYCVASGKGGVGKSSVTVNLAASMAERGLSVGVVDADIYGHSVPRMLGADGKPTQVDQMIMPPQAHGVKVISIGMFTPGNTPVVWRGPMLHRALQQFLSDVFWGDLDVLLLDLPPGTGDVALSTAQLIPNAEILVVTTPQQAAAEVAERAGAISMQTRQRLAGVVENMSWMELPDGQRMEVFGSGGGQIVADSLTRSIGADVPLLGQVPLDPKLRESGDGGTPLVLEDPDSPASQVLGDVAKKLSTRARGLAGQLLSVSPA; translated from the coding sequence GTGACCAGCACCCAGTCCGCTCCCACCGAGCAGGCCGTCCGCGACGCCCTCACCTCGGTCGAGGACCCGGAGATCCACAAGCCGATCACCGAGCTCGGCATGGTCAAGGACGTCACCGTCGGCGAGTCCGGAGCCGTCGGGGTCGGCATCTACCTCACCGTGCAGGGCTGCCCGATGAAGACGACGATCACCGAGCGCGTCACCTCCGCCGTCGAGGCCGTCGATGGCGTGACCTCCGTCGACGTCGAACTCGACGTGATGAGCGACGAGCAGCGCACCGAACTGCGCAAACAGCTGCGCGGCGACTCCGAGGAACCCCGCATCCCGTTCGCCGAGCCCGGCTCGATGACCCGCGTGTACTGCGTGGCCTCCGGCAAGGGCGGCGTCGGCAAGTCCAGCGTCACGGTCAACCTCGCCGCCTCGATGGCCGAGCGTGGGCTGTCCGTCGGCGTGGTCGACGCCGACATCTACGGCCACTCGGTGCCGCGCATGCTCGGCGCCGACGGCAAGCCCACCCAGGTCGACCAGATGATCATGCCGCCGCAGGCGCACGGCGTGAAGGTCATCTCGATCGGCATGTTCACCCCCGGCAACACGCCGGTGGTGTGGCGCGGTCCGATGCTGCACCGTGCGCTGCAGCAGTTCCTCTCGGACGTGTTCTGGGGCGACCTCGACGTCCTGCTGCTCGACCTGCCGCCCGGCACCGGCGACGTCGCGCTCTCGACCGCGCAGCTCATCCCGAACGCCGAGATCCTCGTCGTCACCACACCGCAGCAGGCCGCCGCCGAGGTCGCCGAGCGCGCCGGTGCGATCTCCATGCAGACCCGGCAGCGGCTCGCCGGGGTCGTGGAGAACATGTCGTGGATGGAGCTGCCGGACGGGCAGCGCATGGAGGTCTTCGGCTCCGGCGGCGGGCAGATCGTCGCCGACTCGCTGACCCGCTCGATCGGCGCCGACGTGCCGCTGCTCGGCCAGGTGCCGCTCGACCCGAAGCTGCGCGAGTCCGGCGACGGCGGTACGCCGCTGGTGCTGGAGGACCCGGACTCCCCGGCGAGCCAGGTGCTCGGGGACGTCGCGAAGAAGCTCTCCACCCGTGCCCGCGGACTCGCCGGCCAGCTCCTCTCCGTCTCCCCTGCCTAG
- a CDS encoding DUF1003 domain-containing protein has protein sequence MPELHSRRRLDQPREPRRFSVEFDPELIGRLSERIARFLGTGRFLLWQTVIVVTWIALNLVLVVQLRWDPYPFILLNLAFSTQAAYAAPLILLAQNRQDDRDRVSLEEDRARAEQTKADTEYLARELASLRLAVGEVATRDFLRTELDRLRDELPGTESRRGRVRGPRPDAHALRDNPQWDDGES, from the coding sequence GTGCCTGAGCTGCACTCCCGCCGGCGACTCGACCAGCCCCGGGAGCCACGCCGCTTCTCCGTGGAATTCGACCCCGAGCTGATCGGACGCCTCTCGGAGCGCATCGCCCGCTTTCTCGGCACCGGACGCTTCCTGCTCTGGCAGACCGTCATCGTCGTCACCTGGATCGCGCTCAACCTGGTGCTCGTGGTGCAGCTGCGCTGGGACCCCTACCCGTTCATCCTGCTCAACCTGGCCTTCTCCACCCAAGCCGCCTACGCGGCGCCGTTGATCCTGCTCGCCCAGAATCGGCAGGACGACCGCGACCGGGTCTCGCTGGAGGAGGACCGTGCGCGGGCCGAACAGACCAAGGCCGACACCGAGTACCTCGCCCGCGAGCTCGCGTCGCTGCGGCTCGCTGTCGGCGAGGTGGCCACCCGGGACTTCCTGCGCACCGAACTCGACCGGCTCCGTGACGAGCTCCCCGGCACCGAGAGCAGGCGAGGACGCGTGCGGGGGCCGCGGCCGGACGCGCACGCACTGCGCGACAACCCGCAGTGGGACGACGGCGAGAGCTGA
- a CDS encoding magnesium transporter MgtE N-terminal domain-containing protein, with amino-acid sequence MAGTSRVFAAQLSGLAVFGPDGESIGKVRDIVSGLRVGNNPPRVLGLVMEMGTRRRVFVPMLRVARIEATAATLSTGSVNMRAFAQRPNELLVLGQLLDAKVTVNATSRSAVLVDVAMEQTRTRDWQISKVAVRERTGRLGRRGPVTVLSWDQVSGLATLDVANQPQEVHQLLALFEDMRAVDVASTLHELPSKRRYEVAEALDDDRLADVVEELPEDDQKDLLTHLHEERAADVLEAMNPDDAADVLGELSEVDKDRFLELMEPKESAPVKRLLEYSHDTAGGLMTPEPVVVEPDTTIAEALAMVRVADLPVALSSMVLVVRPPTGTPTGRYLGCVHIQRLLREPPYSLVAAAVDTHLASLRPDATLTDVTRYFAAYNLVCGPVLDEEERLLGAVTVDDVLDHLLPEDWREGGLPDTDESGSAPVPRGGDRA; translated from the coding sequence GTGGCTGGCACGTCCAGAGTCTTCGCGGCGCAACTCAGCGGCCTGGCCGTGTTCGGCCCGGACGGCGAGTCGATCGGCAAGGTCCGCGACATCGTCAGCGGTCTCCGGGTCGGCAACAACCCGCCCCGAGTTCTCGGGCTCGTCATGGAGATGGGAACCCGGCGCCGCGTCTTCGTCCCCATGCTGCGCGTGGCGCGGATCGAGGCCACCGCCGCCACGCTCAGCACCGGCAGCGTCAACATGCGCGCGTTCGCCCAGCGCCCCAACGAACTGCTGGTCCTCGGCCAGCTGCTCGACGCGAAAGTCACCGTCAACGCCACGAGCAGGTCCGCCGTGCTCGTCGACGTGGCGATGGAGCAGACCCGCACCCGCGACTGGCAGATCAGCAAGGTCGCCGTCCGGGAACGCACCGGACGACTCGGCCGCCGTGGCCCGGTCACCGTCCTGTCCTGGGACCAGGTCAGCGGCCTGGCCACGCTCGACGTCGCCAACCAGCCCCAGGAAGTACACCAGCTGCTGGCGCTGTTCGAGGACATGCGCGCCGTCGACGTCGCCAGCACCCTGCACGAGCTTCCCTCCAAGCGGCGCTACGAAGTGGCCGAGGCACTCGACGACGACAGGCTCGCCGACGTGGTCGAGGAACTCCCCGAGGACGACCAGAAGGACCTGCTCACCCATCTGCACGAGGAACGCGCCGCCGACGTCCTCGAAGCGATGAACCCCGACGACGCTGCGGACGTGCTCGGCGAACTCTCCGAAGTGGACAAGGACCGGTTCCTGGAACTCATGGAGCCGAAGGAATCCGCGCCGGTGAAACGACTCCTGGAGTACTCGCACGACACGGCGGGCGGCCTCATGACTCCCGAACCCGTCGTCGTGGAGCCGGACACGACCATCGCCGAGGCCCTCGCCATGGTGCGCGTCGCCGACCTGCCCGTCGCGCTCTCCAGCATGGTTCTGGTGGTCCGGCCACCGACCGGCACGCCCACCGGTCGTTATCTCGGCTGCGTGCACATCCAGCGGCTCCTGCGCGAACCGCCCTACAGCCTCGTCGCCGCGGCGGTCGACACCCATCTCGCCAGCCTGCGGCCGGACGCCACGCTCACCGACGTGACCCGCTACTTCGCCGCCTACAACCTCGTGTGCGGACCCGTCCTCGACGAGGAGGAACGACTGCTCGGCGCGGTCACCGTCGACGACGTGCTCGACCACCTGTTGCCCGAGGACTGGCGCGAGGGCGGTCTGCCCGACACCGACGAGTCCGGCAGTGCCCCGGTGCCGCGAGGAGGTGACCGTGCCTGA
- a CDS encoding HpcH/HpaI aldolase/citrate lyase family protein has translation MVEQRSRRSCLAVPGSSEKMIDKARGLAADQLFLDLEDAVAPLAKEQARGQVVTALTEGGWDGRIRTVRVNALDTQWTYRDVIEVVEGAGEQLDTIMLPKCAGPEQVRWLELTLAQIERATGLPEGGIGIEVQIEDAPGLVSVDEIAGASARMEALHFGPADFMASINMRSLVVGEQPPGYDVGDAYHYPWMRMLMAARAHDIQVLDGPYLQIKDVDGLRTVAARSAALGFDGKWVLHPAQVEAVNEVFSPRQEDYDRAENILDAYEWYTSEAGGARGAAMLGDEMIDEASRKMALVVAGKGRAAGMVRTDRWTPPSQ, from the coding sequence GTGGTTGAGCAGCGTTCCCGCCGGAGTTGTCTCGCGGTGCCGGGGTCGAGCGAGAAAATGATCGACAAGGCGCGTGGATTGGCTGCCGACCAGTTGTTCCTGGACCTGGAGGACGCGGTCGCGCCGCTGGCGAAGGAACAGGCGCGAGGGCAGGTGGTCACGGCGTTGACCGAAGGCGGCTGGGACGGCCGGATCCGCACGGTGCGGGTGAACGCGCTCGACACGCAGTGGACCTATCGCGACGTGATCGAGGTCGTGGAGGGTGCCGGCGAGCAGCTGGACACGATCATGTTGCCGAAGTGCGCGGGACCGGAGCAAGTGCGGTGGCTGGAGTTGACGCTCGCGCAGATCGAGCGGGCGACGGGCCTGCCGGAAGGCGGCATCGGCATCGAGGTGCAGATCGAGGACGCGCCCGGTTTGGTCTCCGTGGACGAGATCGCAGGCGCCTCTGCGCGGATGGAGGCGTTGCACTTCGGTCCGGCGGATTTCATGGCTTCGATCAACATGCGGTCGTTGGTGGTCGGCGAGCAGCCGCCCGGCTACGACGTGGGCGATGCTTACCACTACCCGTGGATGCGCATGCTGATGGCGGCGCGTGCCCACGACATCCAGGTACTCGACGGGCCGTACTTGCAGATCAAGGACGTGGATGGCCTGCGGACGGTCGCGGCGCGCTCGGCGGCGCTCGGGTTCGACGGCAAGTGGGTGCTGCATCCCGCGCAGGTCGAGGCCGTCAACGAGGTGTTCTCGCCGCGCCAGGAGGATTACGACCGCGCGGAGAACATTCTGGACGCCTACGAGTGGTACACCTCGGAAGCCGGTGGCGCGCGCGGCGCGGCGATGCTCGGCGACGAGATGATCGACGAGGCGTCGCGAAAGATGGCCCTGGTCGTCGCGGGCAAGGGCCGGGCAGCCGGGATGGTGCGCACGGATCGCTGGACGCCGCCGTCGCAGTGA
- a CDS encoding patatin-like protein: MSTVAPDGRNQQELRLALAMRGGASMAVWIGGAVAEINHLRTALTPPEQEPVADDARAAAPFGRKVRTPHKQARVDTEVPEKATQERSSEDRGVERTATQATTGSDGASTPTDLGKETASLTVEHSAQAVSAGGDGGSLVGDPAETELSDPPHEPKADGAGTTEDSPRPTMLDEHPWAVLARLAGYDSVAVDVLAGASAGGLNATLLSTSLVYGMPFDRMRSTWVRLADLEAMSRPVPMFWDRKPMSLLEGDAYFRAELAEVLDDAESVEPSRAERADLLLTATLLDPVVERRFDAGSTPITEERRRAWFRFRHRGEPGDPLSDFAAGTARKRTARELAQAARSTSSYPFAFEPAQVHSRPGEPPLGEPNMFGAFSEVAVPPEHRPFRVMDGGVLDNIPVAAAIHSIASTVADRPSERFLLYLNPDPESPTGEREGSRLAFPVASTAMRARMTQESLLADIEALDEHNSAVERTALRRKALFAQISAVEPAQRPDELRRVVETVRDDHAVVRVELDALAFVRLLTDPAGSEDGRLLPPVVGDPLQGWSAAAVSALPDALSRRLAGEAEPNAVFGDVRGFLSAVEECLGWTHDLECDATGEAAREVARCKAALYRLRVFGEVLEGHADRYWVHGAQLEPIVDPAELNTWVGRVADRRRRLQHALPSPVRPLLGAVLSEIEQGERLVGESFQRPLGDFAAELLSIVESSGADAAAEDTPGHVDAVAEASGVLDRLLARLAFVAPTRTEFRFPEQIGYGMLESAAADDRIDVLRRVVVLTAPLDVGRAPGSRIRLMRVRSDASSPLPFEALRRDGELRVEDKVRGGDLGNFGAFLSARWRANDWMWGRMDAVPTLVDMLCDPARLRIHNEAAGAAGVFEELRVLACTPSPEELRGAGEGVAGKWRGFLTERWEHRAEDVRSELATAFAEPDGDHPLPATRAAVTERLQWMIAASELPFVHEVSQGAEPDLPEREPQPLPSPRRVSAQVERYSVGAQRVPDLGERRVAGMATRFALLAHRAVRPGRSSVWAWLGRGAIMLLKPFVVIAAFAVAAPVRAATVGLLGSMAAASAAPLATFSGDEGWDDSGVSGLVPITFAGSGVGVATVLAWVVSGVFALWLGVVGSGRVRFGRGGGGQSAQNEAPSRRDGQLSGGLRWTFATLLAAVPLGLVAVMWANGFRLRPLGLLLVAIGLTWLATFAYKASGRVAATVVGGLVFGATTWAFADGFLTPWATASWLGWTILVTAYAHAILLSAVDLLPPRPRTDPLSTTS; the protein is encoded by the coding sequence GTGTCCACTGTGGCTCCGGACGGCAGGAACCAGCAGGAACTACGGCTCGCACTGGCGATGCGGGGCGGCGCGAGCATGGCGGTCTGGATCGGCGGCGCCGTCGCCGAGATCAACCACCTGCGCACCGCGCTGACGCCTCCGGAGCAGGAACCTGTCGCGGACGACGCACGGGCGGCTGCCCCGTTCGGCAGGAAGGTTCGCACACCGCACAAGCAGGCTCGTGTGGACACTGAGGTTCCGGAGAAGGCCACGCAGGAGCGGAGCAGCGAGGATCGGGGCGTCGAGCGCACGGCGACACAAGCCACGACCGGCTCGGACGGGGCGAGCACACCGACCGATCTCGGAAAGGAGACGGCGTCGCTCACCGTCGAGCACTCCGCGCAAGCGGTCTCGGCCGGAGGTGACGGAGGCAGCCTCGTCGGCGATCCGGCCGAAACGGAACTGAGCGACCCTCCGCACGAACCGAAAGCCGACGGTGCGGGCACGACCGAGGACTCGCCGCGGCCGACGATGTTGGACGAGCACCCGTGGGCGGTGCTGGCGCGGCTCGCCGGGTACGACTCGGTCGCCGTGGACGTGCTGGCCGGGGCGTCGGCGGGTGGGCTGAACGCGACCCTGCTGTCGACGTCGCTGGTGTACGGGATGCCGTTCGACCGGATGCGCTCGACGTGGGTGCGGTTGGCCGACCTGGAGGCGATGTCCCGGCCGGTACCGATGTTCTGGGACCGCAAGCCGATGTCGTTGCTCGAAGGTGACGCCTACTTCCGCGCCGAGTTGGCCGAAGTGCTCGACGATGCCGAGAGCGTCGAACCGTCCCGGGCCGAACGTGCGGATCTCCTGCTCACCGCGACCTTGCTGGATCCGGTGGTGGAGCGGCGGTTCGACGCGGGCTCGACGCCGATCACCGAGGAGCGCCGACGTGCCTGGTTCCGGTTCCGGCACCGAGGTGAGCCCGGCGACCCGCTCTCGGATTTCGCTGCGGGAACGGCTCGGAAACGGACCGCCAGGGAGCTGGCGCAGGCGGCGCGCTCGACCTCGTCGTACCCGTTCGCGTTCGAACCGGCGCAGGTGCATTCCCGCCCGGGTGAACCGCCGCTCGGAGAGCCGAACATGTTCGGTGCGTTCTCGGAGGTGGCGGTACCGCCGGAACACCGCCCGTTCCGGGTGATGGACGGCGGCGTGTTGGACAACATTCCGGTGGCTGCGGCGATCCACTCGATCGCCTCGACGGTGGCGGACCGGCCGTCGGAGCGTTTCCTGCTGTACCTGAACCCGGACCCGGAGTCGCCGACAGGGGAGCGGGAGGGCTCGCGGCTGGCGTTCCCGGTCGCATCGACGGCCATGCGGGCCCGGATGACGCAGGAATCGTTGCTCGCCGACATCGAGGCGCTGGACGAGCACAACAGTGCGGTGGAGCGAACCGCGTTGCGGCGCAAGGCCTTGTTCGCACAGATCAGCGCGGTCGAACCGGCTCAGCGCCCCGACGAGCTGCGCAGGGTGGTCGAGACGGTGCGCGACGACCACGCGGTGGTGCGGGTCGAGCTCGACGCGTTGGCGTTCGTCCGGCTGCTCACCGACCCGGCCGGGTCCGAGGACGGCAGGTTGTTGCCGCCGGTCGTCGGAGATCCGTTGCAGGGCTGGTCGGCCGCCGCGGTGTCGGCGTTGCCGGACGCGTTGTCGCGACGGCTGGCCGGTGAGGCCGAGCCGAACGCTGTCTTCGGTGACGTGCGCGGCTTCCTCTCCGCGGTGGAGGAATGTCTCGGTTGGACGCACGACCTGGAATGCGACGCGACGGGCGAGGCGGCTCGGGAGGTCGCTCGGTGCAAGGCCGCGCTGTACCGGCTCCGCGTGTTCGGCGAGGTCCTCGAAGGGCACGCCGATCGCTACTGGGTGCACGGCGCGCAGCTGGAGCCGATCGTCGACCCGGCGGAGTTGAACACGTGGGTGGGACGGGTTGCCGATCGCAGGCGCCGGTTACAGCACGCACTGCCCTCGCCGGTGCGGCCCTTGCTGGGCGCGGTGCTCTCCGAGATCGAGCAGGGCGAGCGTCTCGTCGGGGAGTCCTTCCAGCGCCCGCTGGGTGATTTCGCCGCCGAACTTTTGTCCATTGTGGAGTCGTCGGGCGCGGACGCCGCCGCCGAGGACACGCCGGGACACGTGGACGCCGTTGCGGAAGCCTCCGGCGTTCTGGACCGCCTGCTGGCTCGGCTGGCGTTCGTCGCGCCCACCCGCACGGAGTTCCGGTTTCCGGAGCAGATCGGCTACGGCATGCTCGAATCCGCCGCGGCCGACGACCGGATCGACGTGCTGCGCCGGGTGGTCGTGCTGACGGCACCGCTGGACGTCGGACGCGCTCCGGGCTCGCGGATCCGGCTGATGCGGGTGCGCAGCGACGCGTCGTCGCCGCTGCCGTTCGAGGCGTTGCGCCGCGACGGCGAGCTGCGGGTCGAGGACAAGGTCCGGGGCGGCGATCTCGGCAACTTCGGTGCGTTTCTGTCGGCACGGTGGCGGGCGAACGACTGGATGTGGGGCCGCATGGACGCGGTGCCGACGCTGGTCGACATGCTCTGCGACCCGGCACGACTGCGGATCCACAACGAAGCCGCAGGCGCCGCCGGAGTGTTCGAGGAACTGCGGGTGTTGGCGTGCACACCGTCGCCGGAGGAACTGCGGGGAGCAGGCGAGGGCGTCGCGGGGAAGTGGCGCGGATTCCTCACCGAACGGTGGGAACATCGTGCGGAGGACGTGCGCTCGGAACTGGCGACCGCGTTCGCGGAGCCCGACGGTGACCACCCGTTGCCTGCGACTCGCGCAGCGGTCACCGAACGTCTCCAGTGGATGATCGCCGCGTCGGAACTGCCGTTCGTGCACGAAGTGTCGCAGGGAGCCGAACCGGACCTTCCCGAGCGCGAGCCGCAGCCGTTGCCGTCGCCGCGCCGAGTGTCGGCTCAGGTCGAGCGGTACTCGGTCGGTGCGCAACGAGTACCGGACCTCGGTGAGCGGCGGGTCGCGGGAATGGCGACGCGGTTCGCGCTGCTGGCGCATCGAGCGGTGCGGCCGGGACGGTCCAGCGTGTGGGCGTGGCTCGGACGAGGCGCGATCATGCTGCTCAAGCCGTTCGTGGTGATCGCAGCGTTCGCTGTCGCCGCACCGGTCCGCGCGGCGACAGTGGGTCTGCTCGGTTCGATGGCGGCCGCGTCGGCGGCCCCGCTGGCGACCTTCTCGGGTGACGAGGGCTGGGACGATTCCGGTGTGAGCGGGCTGGTTCCGATCACGTTCGCCGGCAGCGGGGTGGGGGTCGCCACCGTGCTCGCCTGGGTGGTCTCCGGGGTGTTCGCGCTCTGGCTCGGCGTCGTCGGTTCCGGCCGCGTCCGGTTCGGCCGCGGTGGTGGCGGGCAGTCCGCCCAGAACGAGGCCCCGAGCCGCCGGGACGGACAGCTCAGCGGCGGACTGCGGTGGACGTTCGCGACGCTGCTCGCCGCCGTGCCGCTCGGGCTCGTGGCCGTGATGTGGGCGAACGGCTTCCGGCTCCGCCCGCTCGGCCTGCTGCTGGTGGCGATCGGTCTCACGTGGCTGGCGACGTTCGCGTACAAGGCGTCGGGACGGGTCGCGGCGACCGTCGTCGGCGGCCTCGTGTTCGGTGCGACGACGTGGGCGTTCGCCGACGGGTTCCTCACACCGTGGGCGACGGCGAGTTGGCTGGGCTGGACGATCCTCGTCACCGCCTACGCCCACGCGATCCTGCTCAGCGCCGTCGACCTGCTGCCCCCGCGCCCCCGCACCGACCCCCTCAGCACCACTTCCTGA
- the ygiD gene encoding 4,5-DOPA-extradiol-dioxygenase, translating into MTSAETRNGSGVRMPAAFFGHGNPMNALEVNRYTSAWKAFGAAVPRPRAILVISAHWYINATAVTAMPRPRTIHDFYGFPQPLFDVQYPAPGLPELSTEISDIVHPTWVGADVDSWGIDHGTWSVLVHAFPDASIPVVQLSINADKPFDYHLELGAKLAPLRERGVLIVASGNVVHNLRGMDWSLRDDGYDWARRFDEDAKTRMLTEPTEVATLDAHSDYRHAVPTPDHFIPALYLAGLAGAARGSGTEVLVDGYAYGSLSMTAYTLGMSCPSASGVGGSAPPPDEVAPDESNI; encoded by the coding sequence ATGACGAGTGCGGAAACCCGGAACGGTTCGGGCGTCAGGATGCCTGCGGCGTTCTTCGGTCACGGCAACCCGATGAACGCACTGGAGGTCAACCGCTACACGAGCGCCTGGAAGGCGTTCGGTGCGGCGGTTCCTCGGCCACGCGCGATTCTGGTGATCAGCGCGCACTGGTACATCAACGCCACTGCCGTGACGGCCATGCCGAGGCCGCGCACCATCCACGACTTCTACGGGTTCCCGCAGCCGCTGTTCGACGTGCAGTATCCCGCCCCCGGTCTACCGGAGCTCTCCACCGAGATCAGCGACATCGTGCATCCGACCTGGGTCGGAGCCGACGTGGACAGTTGGGGCATCGACCACGGGACCTGGTCGGTGTTGGTGCACGCCTTCCCGGACGCCTCGATTCCGGTCGTCCAGTTGAGCATCAACGCCGACAAGCCGTTCGACTACCACCTCGAACTCGGGGCGAAACTCGCGCCGCTGCGGGAACGCGGGGTGCTGATCGTCGCCAGCGGCAACGTGGTGCACAACCTGCGCGGCATGGATTGGAGCCTCCGCGACGACGGCTACGACTGGGCGCGGCGGTTCGACGAGGACGCCAAGACCCGCATGCTGACGGAACCGACCGAAGTGGCGACGCTCGACGCCCACAGCGACTATCGCCACGCGGTGCCCACACCGGACCACTTCATTCCCGCGCTGTACCTGGCGGGGCTCGCCGGGGCGGCACGGGGATCCGGCACCGAGGTGCTCGTAGACGGTTACGCGTACGGATCCTTGTCGATGACGGCGTACACCCTGGGCATGTCGTGCCCGTCCGCGTCAGGGGTGGGTGGCTCCGCTCCGCCGCCGGACGAGGTGGCGCCCGACGAGTCCAACATCTAG
- a CDS encoding CPBP family intramembrane glutamic endopeptidase, translated as MTEPSEPPIGSAHSGPGETARAQDPQSSAPAYGAPPPGGGAPAAVEAPGASAVRQPPAPSRSAVIETGQPYHLLARNSAHRWWRPLVSLVVFVVLAVIALVAALATVTAVATLPSVTGGAGVLDAIDRVLTDPMFLLFAGFATLVVFLPCVWFTVRTLQNRPFSSVSSVVGGLRWRWLAECLGIAAVLLGAVFAFGLVYELITGPGGPIGFPGWPTYLTIAAIALLVVPLQCAAEEYAFRGFLVQTLTAWFRTPWVAIVLSSVAFLFSHGYTDVLVWIQLMLMALVMCWLTIRTGGLEAAIGLHIANNVLSLLVAGVYGVPSLEQAGDFAAADVVPFLVVIPLYGWIADRRAQRRELHTVLGGRAPVSPWTLGVERVDLRSGATE; from the coding sequence GTGACGGAACCGTCCGAACCTCCGATCGGCTCGGCGCACAGCGGCCCCGGCGAGACCGCACGCGCGCAGGATCCCCAGTCCTCGGCCCCCGCGTACGGCGCGCCTCCACCGGGCGGGGGCGCCCCGGCCGCGGTCGAGGCTCCGGGGGCCAGCGCCGTGCGACAGCCGCCCGCCCCCTCACGCAGCGCGGTGATCGAAACCGGTCAGCCCTACCACCTGCTCGCGCGCAATTCCGCTCACCGCTGGTGGCGCCCGCTCGTCTCGCTCGTCGTGTTCGTCGTGCTCGCCGTGATCGCGTTGGTCGCCGCGCTGGCCACGGTCACCGCGGTGGCGACGCTGCCGAGCGTGACGGGCGGTGCCGGCGTCCTCGACGCAATCGACCGGGTTCTCACCGATCCGATGTTCTTGCTCTTCGCCGGGTTCGCCACTCTCGTGGTGTTCCTGCCGTGCGTCTGGTTCACGGTGCGGACGTTGCAGAACCGGCCGTTCAGCAGCGTCAGCTCGGTGGTCGGCGGCCTGCGGTGGAGGTGGCTCGCTGAGTGCCTCGGCATCGCGGCCGTCCTGCTCGGAGCCGTCTTCGCGTTCGGCTTGGTCTACGAACTGATCACCGGACCGGGCGGCCCGATCGGCTTCCCCGGCTGGCCCACCTACCTCACGATCGCCGCCATCGCCCTGCTCGTGGTGCCGTTGCAATGCGCCGCCGAGGAGTACGCGTTCCGCGGATTCCTGGTGCAGACGCTCACCGCCTGGTTCCGCACCCCGTGGGTCGCCATCGTGCTCTCGTCGGTCGCGTTCCTGTTCAGCCACGGCTACACCGACGTGCTGGTGTGGATCCAGCTGATGCTCATGGCGCTGGTGATGTGCTGGCTGACCATCCGTACCGGGGGTCTCGAAGCCGCGATCGGCCTGCACATCGCCAACAACGTGCTCAGCCTGCTCGTCGCGGGGGTCTACGGCGTGCCCAGCCTCGAACAGGCCGGTGACTTCGCCGCCGCCGACGTGGTTCCGTTCCTCGTCGTCATCCCGCTCTATGGCTGGATCGCCGATCGGCGCGCCCAGCGCCGTGAACTGCACACCGTGCTCGGCGGGCGAGCTCCCGTCTCGCCGTGGACACTCGGTGTGGAGCGGGTTGATCTCCGCTCGGGCGCGACGGAGTAA
- a CDS encoding general stress protein produces MTNPFAGSSRSGPHTPSMPTPPTGWPIGSYTTYGEAQHAVDHLADNDFPVQEVTIVGVDLMLVERVTGRLSWARVLGGGAASGAWFGLFVGLIMGLFSQAGAWIGPVLVGLGTGVVFGLVFAAVGYASTRGRRDFSSASQLVAGRYDVLAQPKHAEQGRDMLARLAMRAPDGQ; encoded by the coding sequence GTGACCAACCCGTTCGCCGGCTCGAGCCGGTCCGGGCCGCACACCCCCAGCATGCCGACCCCGCCCACGGGATGGCCGATCGGCTCGTACACCACCTACGGGGAGGCACAGCACGCCGTCGATCACCTGGCCGACAACGACTTCCCGGTGCAGGAAGTGACCATCGTCGGCGTCGACCTGATGCTCGTCGAGCGCGTCACCGGGCGGCTCAGCTGGGCGCGGGTGCTCGGCGGGGGTGCCGCCTCGGGTGCGTGGTTCGGTCTGTTCGTGGGCCTGATCATGGGGTTGTTCTCGCAAGCGGGCGCCTGGATCGGACCGGTCCTCGTCGGTCTCGGCACCGGTGTCGTCTTCGGGCTCGTCTTCGCCGCCGTCGGTTACGCCTCCACGCGCGGCCGCCGCGACTTCTCCTCCGCGAGCCAGTTGGTCGCCGGACGCTACGACGTCCTCGCCCAGCCCAAGCACGCCGAACAAGGCCGCGACATGCTCGCCCGGCTCGCCATGCGAGCCCCGGACGGACAGTAG